A stretch of Bradyrhizobium sp. CCBAU 53338 DNA encodes these proteins:
- a CDS encoding alpha/beta hydrolase yields MPLDPLAKRLLTMMAAAAPRAPSRPSVEARRQSLAKLMQFARAEAPEVAASDGTLPGPGGELPYRLYSPASSGERAPGFVFFHGGGLVAGSVATHDRIAAALAHATGCRLVSVDYRLAPEHKYPAAVDDAIAATEWVAREAETLGIDAERLVIGGDSAGATLAAIVCQEAAQSAGLSIVAQCLICPVLDFEETSPSREAFAEGHLIDRVTIEADLADYLPEGLDAADPRISPLRATRLTDLPTAIIHTAEFDPMRDEGNAYARKLLAAGVAVEHVCHDGMVHNFHAMGAILPQAQLVLSQIGEQVRRAVEK; encoded by the coding sequence ATGCCGCTCGATCCGCTCGCAAAGCGCTTGTTGACCATGATGGCTGCGGCTGCGCCACGGGCGCCGAGCCGGCCGAGCGTCGAGGCACGGCGGCAATCGCTGGCGAAGCTGATGCAGTTCGCGCGAGCCGAGGCGCCCGAGGTGGCCGCGTCCGACGGAACGCTGCCGGGCCCCGGCGGAGAGCTGCCCTATCGGCTCTATTCTCCCGCGTCGTCAGGCGAACGCGCGCCGGGCTTCGTGTTCTTTCATGGCGGCGGGCTCGTGGCCGGCAGCGTCGCAACGCATGACCGCATTGCGGCCGCGCTGGCACATGCGACCGGCTGCCGCCTCGTCTCGGTCGACTATCGGCTCGCGCCCGAGCACAAATATCCCGCCGCCGTCGACGACGCGATCGCGGCCACCGAATGGGTCGCGCGAGAAGCTGAAACGCTCGGCATCGACGCCGAGCGGCTGGTGATCGGCGGCGATTCCGCCGGAGCCACGCTGGCTGCGATCGTGTGTCAGGAGGCAGCGCAGAGCGCCGGCCTCTCCATCGTCGCGCAATGCCTGATCTGCCCGGTGCTGGATTTCGAGGAGACCTCACCCTCACGGGAGGCGTTCGCGGAAGGGCATCTGATCGACCGCGTCACGATCGAGGCCGATCTGGCCGACTATCTGCCCGAGGGACTGGATGCCGCCGATCCGCGCATCTCGCCGCTGCGCGCGACGCGGCTCACGGATCTGCCGACCGCGATCATCCACACCGCCGAATTCGATCCGATGCGCGACGAGGGCAATGCCTATGCGCGCAAGCTGCTCGCCGCCGGCGTCGCCGTCGAGCACGTCTGCCACGACGGCATGGTTCATAATTTCCACGCCATGGGCGCGATCCTGCCGCAGGCACAGCTCGTGCTGTCACAGATCGGCGAGCAGGTCAGGCGCGCGGTGGAGAAGTAG
- a CDS encoding branched-chain amino acid aminotransferase codes for MAEIKKPIEYSPSWTFFDGKWHEGNVPIMGPRTHAAWLGSVVFDGARAFEGVAPDLDRHVARANQSAINFGLKPVVDAATWMTLASEGIARFAPNAELYVRPMYWAQNGSGGGVLFDPETTDWCLCIYEAPMPKPTGNAITLSPFRRPTAECAPVDAKAACLYPNNSRALAEAASRGFQNALMLDMLGNVAEFGNSNVFMAKDGVVFTPVPNGTFLNGITRQRVISLLRGDGITVVEKTLRYADFLAADEIFSTGNFAKVAPVIRIDQRELKPGPLYTKARKLYWDFAHALKLAA; via the coding sequence ATGGCCGAGATCAAGAAGCCGATCGAATATTCGCCGAGTTGGACCTTCTTCGATGGCAAATGGCACGAGGGTAACGTGCCGATCATGGGACCGCGTACGCACGCCGCCTGGCTCGGCTCGGTGGTATTCGACGGTGCGCGCGCGTTCGAAGGCGTCGCCCCCGATCTCGATCGCCACGTCGCCCGCGCCAACCAGTCAGCGATCAATTTTGGCCTGAAGCCGGTGGTCGATGCCGCCACCTGGATGACGCTCGCGAGCGAAGGCATCGCGCGCTTTGCGCCGAATGCCGAGCTCTATGTCCGGCCGATGTATTGGGCGCAGAACGGCTCGGGCGGCGGCGTGCTGTTCGATCCCGAAACCACCGATTGGTGCCTTTGCATCTACGAGGCACCGATGCCGAAACCGACAGGCAATGCGATCACGCTGTCGCCGTTCCGCAGACCCACGGCGGAATGCGCGCCGGTCGACGCGAAGGCCGCCTGCCTCTATCCGAACAATTCGCGCGCGCTGGCGGAAGCGGCCTCGCGCGGCTTCCAGAACGCGCTGATGCTCGACATGCTCGGCAACGTCGCGGAGTTCGGCAATTCCAACGTGTTCATGGCGAAAGACGGCGTGGTCTTCACGCCGGTGCCGAACGGCACCTTCCTCAATGGCATCACGCGCCAGCGCGTGATCAGCCTGCTCCGCGGCGACGGCATCACCGTGGTCGAGAAGACACTGCGCTATGCGGATTTCCTCGCCGCCGACGAGATCTTCTCCACCGGCAATTTTGCGAAAGTCGCACCGGTGATTCGCATCGACCAGCGCGAGCTGAAGCCGGGCCCGCTCTACACCAAGGCGCGCAAGCTATATTGGGACTTTGCTCATGCGTTGAAGCTGGCGGCCTGA
- a CDS encoding trans-aconitate 2-methyltransferase, which produces MSDRTTHWQNVYATKGEAEVSWFQDSPAISLEMIRAAGPDHDAGIIDIGGGASRLVDALLHDGYRDVAVLDLSANALDAAKKRLGTAASMVDWIVADATTWRPAKTWDVWHDRAAFHFLTDPRDRAAYVERLRSALAPGGQVIIATFAPDGPEKCSGLPVQRHDSASLSAELGPEFSLVETRSETHHTPWHSTQAFQFSRFRRRS; this is translated from the coding sequence ATGTCCGACCGAACCACGCACTGGCAGAACGTCTACGCCACCAAGGGCGAGGCCGAGGTCAGCTGGTTTCAGGATAGCCCGGCGATCTCGCTCGAGATGATTCGTGCAGCCGGTCCGGATCATGACGCTGGCATCATCGACATCGGCGGCGGCGCGTCGCGGCTGGTCGATGCCTTGCTGCACGACGGATATCGCGACGTCGCAGTGCTGGACCTCTCCGCCAACGCGCTCGATGCGGCAAAGAAGCGCCTCGGTACGGCCGCCTCAATGGTCGACTGGATCGTTGCCGATGCGACCACGTGGCGGCCGGCAAAGACCTGGGACGTCTGGCACGATCGTGCAGCGTTTCACTTCCTGACCGATCCGCGCGACCGGGCCGCCTACGTCGAGCGCCTGCGCTCGGCGCTTGCGCCGGGCGGCCAAGTGATCATCGCGACGTTTGCGCCTGACGGTCCGGAGAAATGCAGCGGCCTGCCGGTGCAGCGGCACGACAGCGCCAGCCTTTCCGCGGAGCTTGGGCCGGAGTTCTCGCTGGTCGAGACCCGCAGCGAGACCCATCACACGCCGTGGCATTCGACGCAGGCCTTTCAGTTCAGTCGGTTTCGGCGGCGAAGCTAG
- the phaR gene encoding polyhydroxyalkanoate synthesis repressor PhaR translates to MAKSDQPTTIKKYANRRLYNTGTSTYVTLEDLAAMVKDGEDFLVYDAKTGDDITRSVLAQIIFEQENKAGQNLLPTTFLRQLIRFYGDSMQMVVPKYLEQSIATLTQEQEKFRKQIANTLSGTPFAPLEEQVRRNMELFQQTFSMFKPFAPSAGRPATPEPEPDANAPAATDSNIDDLRQQMKDMQERLERMSKKDE, encoded by the coding sequence ATGGCGAAATCAGACCAACCCACCACCATCAAGAAATACGCGAACCGCCGGCTCTATAACACCGGAACGAGCACCTATGTGACGCTGGAAGACCTCGCCGCCATGGTCAAGGACGGCGAAGATTTCCTGGTCTATGACGCCAAGACCGGCGACGACATCACCCGCTCCGTGCTCGCCCAGATCATCTTCGAGCAGGAGAACAAGGCCGGCCAGAACCTCTTGCCGACCACCTTCCTGCGCCAGTTGATCCGCTTCTATGGTGACAGCATGCAGATGGTGGTGCCGAAATATCTGGAGCAGTCGATCGCGACGCTGACCCAGGAGCAGGAGAAGTTCCGCAAGCAGATCGCCAACACGCTGTCCGGCACCCCCTTTGCTCCGCTGGAAGAACAGGTCCGCCGCAACATGGAGCTGTTCCAGCAGACCTTCTCGATGTTCAAGCCCTTCGCCCCCTCCGCGGGGCGCCCGGCAACCCCTGAGCCGGAGCCCGATGCCAACGCCCCGGCGGCGACGGACAGCAACATCGACGACCTGCGCCAGCAGATGAAGGACATGCAGGAACGCCTCGAGCGGATGTCGAAGAAGGACGAGTAG
- a CDS encoding acetyl-CoA C-acetyltransferase — protein sequence MSDDVVIVSAARTPVGSFNGAFATLPAHDLGAVAIKAALERGGIEPGRVSEVIMGQILTAAQGQNPARQASIGAGIPVESPAWGVNQLCGSGLRTVALGYQALLNGDSEIVVAGGQESMSMAPHAQYLRGGVKMGALEFVDTMIKDGLWDAFNGYHMGNTAENVARQWQITRAQQDEFAVASQQKAEAAQKAGKFNDEIVPVTIKTRKGDVVVSADEYPRHGATLDAMAKLRPAFEKDGTVTAGSASGINDGAAAVVLMTAKQAAKEGKKPLARIVSWAQAGVDPKIMGSGPIPASRAALKKAGWSVGDLDLIEANEAFAAQACAVNKDLGWDTSKVNVNGGAIAIGHPVGASGARVLVTLLHEMQKRDSKKGLATLCIGGGMGIAMCLARD from the coding sequence ATGTCAGACGATGTCGTCATCGTCAGCGCCGCCCGCACCCCGGTCGGAAGCTTCAACGGAGCCTTCGCGACCCTTCCCGCACACGATCTCGGCGCCGTCGCCATCAAGGCTGCGTTGGAGCGCGGTGGCATCGAGCCCGGCCGGGTCTCGGAAGTCATCATGGGCCAGATCCTCACCGCCGCCCAAGGCCAGAACCCCGCCCGCCAGGCCTCGATCGGCGCCGGTATTCCGGTGGAGAGCCCGGCCTGGGGTGTCAACCAGCTTTGCGGCTCGGGCTTGCGGACCGTCGCGCTCGGCTACCAGGCGCTGCTCAACGGCGATTCCGAGATCGTGGTCGCCGGCGGCCAGGAGTCCATGAGCATGGCTCCGCACGCCCAGTACCTGCGCGGCGGCGTCAAGATGGGCGCCCTCGAATTCGTCGACACCATGATCAAGGACGGCTTGTGGGATGCCTTCAACGGCTACCACATGGGCAACACTGCCGAGAACGTCGCGCGGCAGTGGCAGATCACTCGCGCCCAGCAGGACGAGTTCGCCGTTGCCTCGCAGCAGAAGGCTGAAGCTGCGCAGAAGGCCGGCAAGTTCAACGATGAGATCGTTCCGGTCACCATCAAGACCCGCAAGGGCGACGTCGTCGTGAGCGCCGACGAATATCCGCGTCACGGCGCCACCCTCGATGCGATGGCGAAACTTCGCCCCGCCTTCGAGAAGGATGGCACGGTCACTGCAGGCTCGGCCTCCGGCATCAATGACGGCGCCGCTGCCGTGGTGCTGATGACCGCCAAGCAGGCCGCCAAGGAAGGCAAGAAGCCGCTCGCGCGCATCGTGTCCTGGGCGCAGGCCGGCGTCGATCCGAAGATCATGGGCTCGGGCCCGATCCCGGCTTCGCGCGCCGCGCTGAAGAAGGCCGGCTGGAGCGTCGGCGATCTCGACCTGATCGAGGCCAACGAGGCTTTTGCGGCGCAGGCCTGTGCCGTCAACAAGGACCTCGGCTGGGATACGTCCAAGGTCAACGTCAATGGCGGCGCGATCGCGATCGGCCACCCGGTCGGCGCATCAGGCGCGCGCGTACTGGTGACGCTGCTGCACGAAATGCAGAAGCGTGATTCGAAGAAGGGCCTTGCCACGCTGTGTATCGGCGGTGGCATGGGTATCGCGATGTGTCTCGCGCGCGACTGA
- the phbB gene encoding acetoacetyl-CoA reductase, with amino-acid sequence MARVALVTGGTRGIGAAISKGLKAAGYKVAASYAGNDAAAEKFKAETGIAVYKWDVSSFDACAEGVKKVEADLGPVEVLVNNAGITRDTAFHKMTLEQWNAVINTNLGSLFNMTRQVIEGMRARKFGRIISISSINGQKGQFGQVNYSAAKAGDIGFTKALALENAKGGITVNAICPGYINTEMVQAVPKDVLEKNVIPQIPVNRLGEPEEIARAVVFLAADEAGFITGSTLSINGGQYQA; translated from the coding sequence ATGGCACGTGTTGCATTGGTCACGGGTGGTACGCGGGGCATCGGTGCTGCGATCAGCAAGGGTTTGAAGGCGGCCGGCTACAAGGTTGCGGCGAGCTATGCCGGCAACGACGCGGCGGCGGAGAAGTTCAAGGCCGAGACCGGTATTGCCGTCTACAAATGGGACGTCAGCAGCTTCGATGCCTGCGCCGAGGGCGTGAAGAAGGTCGAGGCCGATCTCGGACCGGTGGAGGTGCTCGTCAACAATGCCGGCATCACGCGCGACACCGCCTTCCACAAGATGACGCTCGAGCAGTGGAACGCCGTCATCAACACGAATCTCGGTTCGCTGTTCAACATGACGCGCCAGGTGATCGAGGGCATGCGTGCCCGCAAGTTCGGCCGTATCATCTCGATCTCGTCGATCAACGGCCAGAAGGGCCAGTTCGGCCAAGTCAACTATTCCGCGGCGAAGGCCGGCGATATCGGTTTCACCAAGGCGCTCGCGCTCGAGAACGCCAAGGGCGGCATCACAGTGAATGCGATCTGCCCCGGCTACATCAACACCGAAATGGTCCAGGCGGTGCCGAAGGACGTCCTGGAGAAAAACGTGATCCCGCAGATCCCGGTCAACCGGCTCGGCGAGCCAGAGGAGATCGCGCGCGCGGTCGTGTTCCTGGCGGCCGACGAAGCCGGCTTCATCACGGGATCGACGCTGTCCATCAACGGTGGCCAGTATCAGGCCTGA
- a CDS encoding DMT family transporter, whose amino-acid sequence MTPRTATLIGLTAILMWSLLSLMTVATGKIPAFQLAAMTFAIGGLVGLLTWIGRGDAAKSLRQPLVVWVVGVGGLFGYHALYFLALRFAPPAEAGLLNYMWPLLIVLFSSFLPGERLAVHHIIGAVLGLVGTVLLFAGNTSGFAPGAVPGLIAAFIAAFVWAAYSVLSRRLKAVPTDAVAGFCLATSALAALMHAGLETTVWPETMLQWLAVVGLGIGPVGAAFYAWDIGMKRGDIRVLGAASYATPLLSTGFLIAAGFAKASANIAVAAILIAGGGLIAAKDMVLRKR is encoded by the coding sequence ATGACCCCGCGCACCGCCACCCTGATCGGGCTGACCGCGATCCTGATGTGGTCGCTGCTGTCGCTGATGACGGTGGCCACCGGCAAGATCCCGGCCTTTCAGCTTGCCGCCATGACGTTTGCGATCGGCGGTCTCGTTGGGCTGCTGACCTGGATTGGCCGCGGCGACGCCGCGAAGAGCCTGCGCCAGCCGCTGGTCGTCTGGGTCGTCGGCGTCGGTGGCCTGTTCGGCTATCATGCGCTGTATTTCCTCGCGCTGCGTTTCGCGCCGCCGGCCGAAGCCGGACTTCTCAACTACATGTGGCCGCTGCTGATCGTGCTGTTCTCGTCCTTCCTTCCGGGCGAGCGGCTGGCCGTGCATCACATCATCGGTGCCGTGCTCGGCCTCGTCGGCACCGTGCTGCTGTTTGCCGGCAATACGTCGGGCTTCGCGCCGGGCGCCGTGCCGGGATTGATCGCGGCGTTCATCGCCGCCTTTGTCTGGGCCGCCTATTCGGTCTTGTCGCGGCGATTGAAGGCCGTCCCGACCGACGCAGTCGCAGGCTTCTGCCTCGCCACATCGGCGCTCGCCGCGCTGATGCATGCTGGACTGGAGACCACGGTTTGGCCCGAGACCATGTTGCAATGGCTTGCGGTGGTCGGGCTCGGCATCGGTCCCGTCGGCGCGGCCTTCTACGCCTGGGATATCGGCATGAAGCGCGGTGATATTCGCGTTCTCGGCGCCGCGTCTTACGCGACGCCGCTGCTGTCGACCGGCTTCCTCATCGCCGCCGGTTTCGCCAAAGCCAGCGCCAACATTGCTGTCGCCGCGATCCTGATCGCCGGTGGCGGCCTGATCGCAGCCAAGGACATGGTGCTGCGGAAGCGCTGA
- a CDS encoding flavin reductase family protein, translated as MHGTLGPAAVQIDPAILYFGTPVVLIGSTNDDDSHNLAPMSSAWWVGWRCMLGLARNSKTTENMIRTGECALNLPSADLVSAVDRLARTTGSNPVPPGKLYCGYRHEKDKFELSSLTALASETIRAPRVAECPVQMEAKVAHVREMAQDDAAWGGNLTAIEVRITRVHAHPDIMMDGSSNRIDPDKWRPLIMSFQEFYALTPQRLQRSELGQIPEVMYRPPGWQPAR; from the coding sequence ATGCACGGAACACTCGGTCCCGCCGCCGTCCAGATCGACCCGGCCATTCTGTATTTCGGAACGCCGGTCGTCCTGATCGGATCGACCAATGACGACGACTCTCACAATCTCGCACCGATGTCCTCGGCGTGGTGGGTTGGATGGCGCTGCATGTTGGGGCTCGCGCGCAATTCGAAGACCACCGAGAACATGATTCGCACCGGCGAATGCGCGCTCAATCTGCCCTCGGCCGATCTCGTCAGCGCCGTCGACCGCCTCGCGCGCACCACGGGCTCCAACCCTGTACCGCCTGGAAAACTCTATTGCGGCTATCGGCACGAGAAAGACAAGTTCGAGCTCAGCAGTCTGACGGCATTGGCGAGCGAAACGATCCGGGCGCCGCGCGTGGCCGAGTGCCCGGTGCAGATGGAAGCGAAGGTCGCACATGTGCGCGAGATGGCGCAGGACGATGCAGCCTGGGGCGGCAATCTCACTGCGATCGAGGTCCGCATTACCCGCGTGCACGCGCATCCCGACATCATGATGGATGGCTCAAGCAACCGTATCGATCCTGACAAATGGCGGCCGCTGATCATGAGCTTTCAGGAGTTTTATGCCCTGACGCCGCAACGCTTGCAGCGCTCCGAGCTTGGACAGATCCCGGAGGTGATGTACCGGCCTCCGGGCTGGCAGCCGGCGCGTTGA
- a CDS encoding cupin domain-containing protein, producing the protein MPTAAEIIARLELRPHPEGGHYRETFRDQTTDANGRSRSTLIYFLLARGERSHWHRIDAVETWHYYAGSPLTLRIAHEGCSQHEVRLGTDLVGGERPQAIVPADAWQMAETSGEWTLVGCTVAPAFEFAKFELAPKGWEP; encoded by the coding sequence ATGCCGACCGCAGCCGAGATCATCGCGCGCCTCGAACTCCGCCCGCACCCCGAGGGCGGGCACTATCGCGAAACCTTTCGCGACCAGACCACCGACGCCAACGGCCGGTCACGCTCGACCCTCATCTATTTCCTGCTCGCGCGCGGCGAGCGCTCGCACTGGCATCGCATCGATGCGGTCGAGACCTGGCATTATTACGCCGGCAGCCCGCTGACGCTGCGCATCGCCCATGAGGGATGCTCGCAGCACGAGGTGCGCCTCGGCACCGATCTTGTCGGCGGCGAGCGGCCGCAGGCGATCGTACCGGCGGATGCATGGCAGATGGCGGAGACGTCAGGCGAGTGGACGCTGGTCGGCTGCACCGTGGCCCCCGCTTTCGAGTTTGCAAAATTCGAGCTCGCGCCGAAGGGCTGGGAGCCTTGA
- the gloB gene encoding hydroxyacylglutathione hydrolase, whose translation MAAEIRTFTCLNDNFGYLIHDVETKATASIDAPEAGPIIKALEREGWQLTDILITHHHGDHVGGVAELKRKYDCRVVAPHDKTTKIADVDLRVANGDVVKVGSLLGRVLETPGHTLDHISYVFDTEKTLFAADTLFSIGCGRVFEGNYPMMWDSLLKLRALPDDFKLYCGHEYTASNVKFALTVEPDNAALQARAAEVAKLRADNKPTIPSLLGDEKRANVFLRADEPSVAARLHMKGAEAAAVFGELRERKNKS comes from the coding sequence ATGGCCGCCGAAATTCGTACTTTCACCTGTTTAAACGACAATTTCGGTTATCTGATCCACGATGTGGAAACCAAGGCAACCGCGTCGATCGACGCCCCCGAGGCCGGTCCCATCATCAAGGCGCTGGAGCGGGAGGGCTGGCAGCTCACCGACATCCTGATCACCCATCATCATGGCGATCATGTCGGCGGCGTCGCCGAGCTCAAGCGGAAATACGATTGCCGCGTCGTCGCGCCGCACGACAAGACGACGAAGATTGCCGATGTCGATTTGCGCGTCGCCAATGGCGACGTGGTCAAGGTCGGCTCGCTGCTGGGGCGCGTGCTGGAAACGCCCGGCCATACGCTCGACCACATCTCCTACGTGTTCGACACCGAGAAGACGCTGTTCGCCGCCGATACGCTGTTCTCGATCGGCTGCGGCCGCGTGTTCGAGGGCAACTATCCGATGATGTGGGACTCGCTGTTGAAGCTGCGGGCACTGCCCGACGACTTCAAGCTCTATTGCGGCCACGAGTACACGGCGTCCAACGTCAAATTCGCTCTCACGGTGGAGCCCGACAATGCGGCGCTGCAGGCGCGCGCGGCCGAGGTTGCGAAGCTGCGAGCGGACAACAAGCCGACGATTCCCTCACTGCTTGGTGATGAGAAGCGAGCAAACGTGTTCCTCCGCGCTGATGAACCGTCGGTCGCAGCCAGGCTACACATGAAGGGCGCGGAGGCCGCCGCGGTGTTCGGCGAGCTGCGCGAGCGCAAGAACAAGTCCTGA
- a CDS encoding methyltransferase domain-containing protein, producing the protein MTIDVVDLREFYSRRLGIVARQMINRGIRQRWPGAEGQRVLGVGYPTPYLGLFREDAERCIAFMPAAQGVLKWPTGRPALATLVDEFSLPLPDAAVDRILLVHALEMSDDPAALLREVWRVLSPSGRVIAVIPNRRGVWTRSDNTPFGHGRPYSRSQITDLLRQTWFTPTGWGEALFMPPYAGRWVLKSAQMWERAGAALSLPFAGVHIVEATKQVYRAIPAKRERARLIPSLKPVLVPSSTTVTRT; encoded by the coding sequence ATGACCATCGACGTCGTCGACCTTCGCGAGTTCTATTCCCGCCGCCTCGGTATCGTGGCGCGGCAGATGATCAATCGCGGCATCAGGCAGCGCTGGCCGGGCGCCGAGGGCCAGCGCGTGCTTGGCGTAGGCTATCCGACGCCCTATCTCGGGCTGTTTCGCGAAGACGCCGAGCGCTGCATCGCCTTCATGCCGGCGGCCCAGGGCGTGTTGAAATGGCCCACGGGGCGGCCCGCGCTGGCCACGCTGGTCGACGAGTTCTCACTGCCGCTCCCCGACGCTGCGGTGGACCGTATCCTGCTGGTTCATGCGCTCGAGATGTCGGATGATCCCGCCGCGCTGCTGCGGGAGGTCTGGCGGGTGCTCTCGCCGTCCGGGCGCGTCATCGCTGTGATCCCGAACCGGCGCGGGGTGTGGACACGCAGCGACAATACGCCGTTCGGCCACGGCCGACCCTATTCGCGCTCGCAGATCACGGACCTGTTGCGCCAGACCTGGTTCACGCCGACCGGCTGGGGCGAGGCATTGTTCATGCCGCCTTATGCGGGCCGCTGGGTGCTCAAATCGGCGCAGATGTGGGAGCGAGCGGGCGCTGCGCTCTCGCTGCCGTTCGCAGGCGTCCACATCGTCGAAGCGACCAAGCAGGTCTATCGTGCGATCCCCGCCAAGCGCGAACGGGCGCGGCTGATCCCTTCGCTGAAGCCGGTGCTGGTGCCGTCCTCGACGACTGTAACGCGGACCTGA
- a CDS encoding DUF4167 domain-containing protein gives MRNGQNKQRMRNRNNNNNNNNRRGQNPMTRVYESNGPDIKIRGTASHIAEKYLQLARDARSSGDPVAAENYYQHAEHYFRLIAAAQEQFRQSQQPRGDEPISTSSDDSDDDGENFSAFGQEPGFVPQPPQQQQPFMRDRDGQRDHQRDYQQRDNRDSQQPYQRDQQQPREHRERDHRPQPQYHQQPQPQNQPQPVVADAGSVDRLPSFITGAQPQTNGAPGGFEGGNGGGGGERYPRRRRRPHGGPRPEREAAPAATSDDLAPGE, from the coding sequence ATGAGAAACGGTCAGAACAAGCAGCGGATGCGCAACCGCAATAACAACAACAATAACAACAACCGGCGTGGCCAGAACCCGATGACCCGGGTCTACGAATCGAACGGCCCCGACATCAAGATCCGCGGCACCGCCTCCCACATCGCCGAAAAATATCTCCAGCTTGCGCGTGATGCGCGCTCCTCGGGCGACCCGGTCGCCGCCGAAAACTACTACCAGCATGCCGAGCACTATTTCCGCCTGATCGCAGCGGCGCAGGAACAGTTCCGCCAGAGCCAGCAGCCGCGCGGCGACGAGCCCATCAGCACCAGCAGCGACGATAGCGATGACGACGGCGAGAATTTCTCGGCGTTCGGCCAGGAGCCCGGCTTCGTTCCGCAGCCACCCCAGCAGCAGCAGCCCTTCATGCGCGACCGCGACGGCCAGCGCGATCACCAGCGCGACTATCAGCAGCGCGACAATCGCGATAGCCAGCAGCCCTATCAGCGCGACCAGCAGCAGCCGCGCGAGCACCGCGAACGCGACCATCGTCCGCAGCCGCAGTATCATCAGCAGCCGCAACCGCAGAACCAGCCGCAGCCCGTCGTCGCCGACGCCGGCAGCGTCGATCGCCTGCCGTCCTTCATCACCGGCGCACAGCCGCAGACGAACGGTGCGCCCGGCGGCTTCGAAGGTGGCAATGGTGGCGGCGGTGGCGAGCGCTATCCGCGACGGCGCCGCCGGCCGCATGGCGGTCCGCGCCCCGAGCGCGAGGCCGCTCCGGCCGCGACCAGCGACGATCTCGCCCCCGGCGAGTAA
- the prmC gene encoding peptide chain release factor N(5)-glutamine methyltransferase produces MVPLATGFDSGHSIESARRALTTRLQAAGIEEPSLDARLLVGAALGLDLTGLITQATRQLSLDEAARLEGYAQRRLAREPVARILGMREFWGLPFRLSEATLVPRPDTETVVELALEIFRELAITGRRPRIADIGTGSGAILLALLHEIPDAFGVGTDLSLTALHTARGNATALGLADRAGFVACSYAAALSGPFDLIVSNPPYIPAGEIPKLGIEVREHDPHLALDGGNDGYDAYRVLIPQAAERLVPGGALIVEAGQGQAADIETLMAAAALSIDRPPKADLAGIPRAVSARKMPP; encoded by the coding sequence ATGGTTCCCTTGGCGACAGGTTTCGATTCCGGACACAGCATCGAGAGCGCGCGGCGCGCGCTCACGACGCGGCTGCAAGCAGCGGGTATCGAAGAACCCTCCCTCGATGCACGCCTGCTCGTCGGCGCCGCGCTGGGGCTCGATCTGACCGGGCTGATCACGCAGGCGACGCGGCAACTCTCGCTGGACGAGGCAGCGCGGCTCGAGGGATACGCGCAGCGCAGACTCGCGCGCGAGCCGGTCGCTCGCATTCTCGGCATGCGGGAATTCTGGGGCCTGCCGTTCCGACTGTCCGAGGCAACGCTGGTGCCGCGGCCGGATACCGAGACCGTGGTCGAGCTGGCGCTCGAGATTTTTCGCGAGCTGGCGATCACTGGCCGGCGACCCCGCATCGCCGATATCGGCACCGGGTCCGGCGCGATCCTGCTCGCGCTGCTGCACGAGATTCCCGATGCGTTTGGCGTCGGCACCGATCTCAGCCTGACCGCGCTTCATACCGCCAGAGGCAATGCCACCGCCCTCGGCCTTGCCGACCGTGCCGGCTTCGTCGCCTGCTCCTACGCGGCGGCGCTCTCGGGTCCGTTCGATCTGATCGTGTCGAACCCGCCCTATATCCCCGCAGGGGAAATTCCGAAACTCGGCATCGAGGTGCGCGAGCACGATCCGCATCTGGCGCTCGACGGCGGCAATGACGGTTACGACGCCTACCGCGTCCTGATCCCGCAGGCGGCCGAGCGGCTCGTCCCCGGCGGCGCCCTGATCGTCGAGGCCGGACAGGGCCAGGCCGCGGATATTGAAACCTTGATGGCAGCTGCCGCGTTATCGATCGACCGGCCGCCCAAGGCCGACCTGGCAGGCATTCCCAGGGCCGTCTCGGCCCGAAAAATGCCCCCATAA